Genomic segment of Candidatus Acidiferrales bacterium:
CCTGCCTCGCCGAGCTGCAGCTCAAGCAGCCGGCGCATCTTCGGCTCGTCTTCCACAACAAGGATTCGCGCTGCCATGGCTGATCAGTCTCCGAGCGGCAAGAATACCGTGAACCGGCTGCTGCGGCCCGGCTCGCTTGTGACGCGTATCTGCCCGCGATGGTCGTCCACGATCTTCGACACAATGGAAAGTCCCAGCCCGACGCCGTCGGGTTTGGTGGTAAAAAACGGATTGAAGATCTGCTCTAGGTTTTCCGGGGCGATGCCCACGCCGGTGTCTTCCACCACTACTTCGATGCCATCGCGCCCGTCCAGGCTGGTCCGGGCCGTCGTCACCGTCAATCTCCCTCCCTCCGGCATGGCGTCCAGGGCATTCCGCGCCAAGTTCAAAAAAACCTTTTCGCACAGGTCCGGGTCCAGCATGACAGGCGGCAAGTTCTTTCCATAGTTGCGAACCATCTCAATCGTGTTTTGCGGCTTCTGTGCCTGAGCGGTTTCGAGCGCTCGCTCCACCACCCCCTCCACTTCCTCGCGCTGCAACTGGAGCTGGCTGGGTCGGGCAAATTCCAAGAAGCGACCCACGATCGCGTTCAGCCGGTTGACCTCGCTCGAGATATAGCTGCAGAGCTCCTTTTCGAGCGGGCCCGCCTCGGCCAGCCGCTGGGCCAGAGTTTCGGCGGAACCCTTGATGACGCCGAGAGGATTGCGCAGTTCGTGAGCCAGCCCGGCCGAGAGCTGTCCGAGCGCGGCCAGGCGCTCCGACCGGCGCGCCTCCGCCTGCACCCGCTCGAGTTCCCGGTTCGTCGCCTTGAGCGCTTCCGCCAGGCACCGGTAACGCTCCGCCTGCTCTTTGTTTTCCCCCACGAAGCGGTTGACCAGAACCGCGGCCAGGAAAAAGAAGAGAACCCGGATGGCAAGTTCTCTCGCGCCTTCGGGGCTGAGTTCGGAGTGCCGGAGGGCAATGGGCAAGAAGGCCAGGTAGCTCGATGAAATCACGGCCGTCCAAACGAGCGTGCCCAGGATGCCAAACAGCATGGCCGCGGTGGCGACCGGCACATAAACAATGAGGTAGTAGCTCGATTCGATGCCGCCGGTCACGTGGATGAGAAGCAAGGCCAGCGCCAGCTTCACGGCGACACTCAGGTGCGGTCCCCGGCGGTCTTCGGAAAAAAAAGGCAGATTGCGCTCAACGATTTGGAACACACCAATGGCCAGTAAAGTGACCTGCTTGCTGACGAGCGTGAGCGGGCGCAGCAACGCCAGCCCGAAAAGAAACGCCAGCCAGAGAACATCAATCCAAGAAATCCATGGTCGCTTGGCTTGTTCGTCCATTGCTGCCGTCCCTTGCCCCGATAGATCGGGGCGAAGGCCTCGGGACAAACCTTCGTGAGGGATTATAGCCCCAGGCGACCCGCCGTGGCGGGCTGCCGGGGATATTCCTTGGTCTCGAGCTTGGACGCTTGAGGCTGGAGGCTCGATTCCAGCTTCTAGTTTCGAGCTTCCGCATTTGAGGAAAGCGATGACATGTACGGTAGATTGCGGCACAATGGGCGCTCTCAGGCTCTTCGAGCTTTTAGCCGGAGCGGGCTGCCATGGCCGAGTGGATTGCCGGAATCGACATCGGTGGAACAAAGATCGCCGCCGGATTGGTGGACGCGAAGGGCACGCTCTACCGCCGCCTGAGCATCCCAACGCTCGCTGAGCGGGGCGCAGAAACAAGCCTAGCGCAGGTTTTTTCCGCGATCGAACAAATATTGCGGCAATGCCCCGCCACGGATCGCGTTTTCGGAACCGGTCTGGGTGCGCCAGGACCGGTCCACGCGGCCACCGGCCGGGTCATCAATCCGCCCAACTTGCCCGGCTGGCACGATGTGCCGCTCAAGAAGCTGGTCGAAGAGCGATTCTCTCTCCCGGCGCGACTCGATAACGATGCCAACGCCGCCGGCCTGGCTGAAGTCCTTTGGGGCGCCGGCAAGGGATTCCCCCATGTTTTCTACGTGACAGTGAGCACCGGCATCGGGACAGGCATCATCCTCGACCGAAAAATCTACCACGGCAAGCAGGGCTACGCCGGCGAGGGCGGGCACGTCACGATTGCCTACGACAGTCTGGTGCGCTGTGAATGCGGCAATCGAGGTTGCGTTGAAGCGCTGGCCTCGGGGCCGGCCATGGCGCGGCGCCTGCGCGAAAAAATTCGCGCCGGCGAAGCCTGGACGCCGATCCTTCGCGAAGAAGCCAAGGCCGATCCCGAGCGCATCACCGCTGAACTGATTGGCCGGGCAGCGGCCAGGGGCGACCGACTGGCGCTCGAGGTGGTGCGCGAAACCGGCGAGCTCCTGGGCATCTGGCTTGCCTCGATGATCAGCCTGCTCGACCCGGAAGCCATCGTCATTGGCGGCGGAGTGGCTCAAATGGGCGAGCCGCTCTTTAGCGTCATCCGGTCGGTGATCCCGGAGCGCACCATCAATCGCGCTGCGGCCGCTTGCCCGATCTTGCCCGCTCAACTGGTGGCCGACGTCGGCATCTACGGCGCAGCCAGCCTTTTCCTGGCCGATGGGTAGCCACCCCTCCCAACCGAAGTTGTACTAGTTGTAGGGGCAAGCTTCAGCTTGCCTGCCTGCGGCAGGCTTGCCCGATCTTGTGGCGGCCTGCCCCGTACCATGTCGGTACGGGGCCTGAAGGCCTGCCCCTACATGAGAGCCGTCAATAGAGGTACGGGAGCAGCCGCCACGTGCGGCGGCGGTAGGCTTCGAACTCGGCGCCGAAATGCTCGGCAAGCAGCTTTTCCTCCTGAGCAATGCGCGCTCCGAGCAAGACGGCACAGATCACAAACAACGGAATCACCAGCAGGCTGCGAAACACCAGCGCCGATCCGGGAAATGCCAGCAAGACCCCCAGGTACATTGGGTGGCGGACGAAGCGGTAGATGCCGGTTTGGACGAGTCGGTGATTTTTTTGAAGGGTCACATAGGCGCTGAATTGCCTGCCCAGCGTCCAAACTCCCAAGAGTCGTGTGGCCCCTCCGCTCGCGTTCAACGCCAAGCCGATGTAGCGCACCGCATCAGCGTCGGCGAACACAAGCAGGCCCCGACGGTCTCCAAAGGGCATGAACCAGGCCGACAAGAGCGTTATGGTCACGAACACGGCCAGCATCCAGCGCTGGCCGCCTACCGGCTTTTCCCCTTTGCGAAAAGGGTCGAAGTCCAGACGAGACACCAGGACAGCAGCCATGCCCAGGACGGCCACTGCGAGCAGTCCGAGGCGCGCGGGATGGGAGAAGAAGCCGCGGAGGTCATCCAGGCCCCAGCCGAATAAAAGGAGGCCCCAGACAATGAACTGCGCCAGGAATCCGACGGCGGTTTTTTTGCTCATGTCCTAAGGTTGTTCTCCCGCCTTTGCCCGAAGTTCGTCATCAGTATGAGTTAACCAAGACCCGAGTCAATTGGCTACGTATGTTGCGCATGTTCTTGCAATTGGATTTGCATGCAGAGGTTGATCGCCGGGGTAACTTCTTTGAACACCGCCAACATGGATTCGACCAGATCCACTCCTGTCGTACTCTGTACTTCACTCTCGCGCATGGGGTAATAGATTTGAAAGCCGGCCCAGTGGGTTCTTGGCGCAGCTTGAAGGAGTCTCCGGAGCTTCAGCATGTCCGGGAAATTGGCTTTCGAGAAGCGCGCCGGTTCGGCTTCCCAACTGCCCGCGTGGACCATAAAACCTTCGCGAAGCACCAGCCGCTTGAGCTCCCTTTCCATGGGGCTCTTTCGCTTCAGTGCCTTTAGCAGCCGGTGCCAATCCCAGTCAGGCCGCAGCTCGCAATCGCGATACTCGCGCGGGGCTTTCAGATAGCCGCGCTCGACCTGGAGGCCGCACTTGAAGAGCCGCTCATCGGTGTCCACCATGAGGAAGAACTTCGAGCAGCCGAAGCTGACGTGTCCAGAAAGCGGCTTAGCTGTGCGGTTGGCTCGCGGCAGGAAGCCGATCCACCGCCAATAAACCCCGCGGCCCCAGCGCTCGGTGACAAAGGGTTGTTGGTAGCGGGATTCCAAGGCCAGCTTGAGGATGCGCGTGATGCGTTCATGCTCCTCCAGGTTTCCCACGCGGATCCCACGTTCGAAGTCGAGGAACGTTGGCCGAAACCCGATCGCGATCGCCGGCAGCGCCAGGCCAATGTGCGAATGCATATCTGCACCCATGACCTTTGCTAATGTTCAGGCATTGTATCAGCGCGAGATCGATTTTTGCGACACCGCCTCCGCAAGAGACAGCCTTACAACTATCTTGATGGGAATATTCAGATGGTTTCTCAAACGGCCCTAGCACAACCGCAACCCGCCGCGGCGGGATCTCTGCGCTTGCCCCCGCGTGTGGAAGCCTCTTCAAAAAACCGGTTGAGCGGCAAGGCCGTTGTCTTTACTATGACTTGTCCTGAGCGGAGCCGAAGGATGCCGCCGCACGCCCATCCCGGTTCCGAATCCCGAGGTTTCGGAATGGGGATGCGGGAAGGAGCCCATGCACTGGGAAGAAAATCTGTTTCCGGTTATTTACGGTCGGGGCCTGGCCCGCGAAATGGATCGCATCGCCGCGCCACCCTATCTGGTCGTCACCATGGCCGAGATCTGGCCGCGGCTGCAAACGCACTTTCCCTCGCGAGCGGCGCAGCCCTTTTTTGTGAGTTCGGTGCAATGGGACGTGCTGCACTCGGCCACGCAGAGCCTGCCGCCGGTGCGCGCCATCGTAGGGGCGGGCGGCGGAGCGGCCATGGATGCCGCGAAATTTTTCGCGTGGATGCGTGGCCTCCCGCTCTACCAGTTGCCGACCATCCTCTCCGCCGACGCCGCTTTCGGCCATCGCGCTGCCGTCCGCCACAACCGCCGCGTGGAATACGTCGGCTGGGCGGTGCCGGAGGCCGTCTTTCTCGACTTTGATCTGATTCGCTCGGCGCCACCCGGGATGAATCGCGCCGGGGCTTCCAACGCCCTGGCCATCCACACCGCGCTCTTTGATTGGGACCTGGCCACCCGCCGGGGCTTGGCCGGGAATTGGACGTGGGATCCAGCGCTGGCCGAACGCGCCCGGGAATTTCTCGAGGAGTTGCGCAAGCACCTGGGAGAGATTCGCGCCGTATCCGAGTCCGGCATCCGGGCGCTGGCTGAGGCGTTGCGGTGGACGGGCGGCATTGTCGCCTGCATCGGCTGGAATCCGCGCCCGGTGGAAGGTTCCGAGCACCTCTTCTTCTACGCTCTGGAAGCGCTCACCGGCCGGAGCTACCTCCACGGCGAGGCGGTTGGCCTGGGCATCGCGCTGATGGCCATGCTCCAAGAGAACGAGCCGGATCGCATCCTGGGAGATTTGAAGGCAGCCGGTCTGCGCGTCCATCCGGCCTGGTTTGGAGTCACCTGGCCAACGGTGCGCGAGGTGATGGCCAAGCTGCGCGGCTACTGCCAGAGAGAGAACATGCTGTATAGCATCCTCCACGAAGCCGACATCACCGAGAAATTCCTTAACGAGGCCGAGCAGAAGATCTCGGCCCTGTTCCCGCCACCGTAGCGTGACTGTATAGAAACTCTTCCGCGACTTCCTGGTATCCCCCAGGCAGGTGCCTGGGGGCTCAGCGCAAGCGCCGGGGGCTCGGTGCAAGCGCTGGGGGGGCTCGGCGCAGGTGCCTGGGGAGCTCGGTGCAAGCGCTGGGGGGCTCGGTGCAAGCGCTGGGGGCTCGGTGCAAGCGCTGGGAAGTTTTTACGCAGGCTCCTAGGCCATCGCGTGGAGTCCAAAGAGCTCCTTGACACCCTGCGGGAAGATCAATGCGCGCGGGAAAAATGCTCGTGGACGATGCGCCACCCGGCCGGTTTTTTCACATAGACATGGCTGCCCCGGCCGTTGATGGAGCGCTTACCGAGCCGCACTTTCCAGTAGAACGTCGCCACCGCCGCCCGGCCATACACCTGCACGCGCGGTTGGACGATGGAGTAGGCCAGTTTCGGCGCTTGCTTGAGATAGAAATGAAATGTCCTGCTCAGGGCATTTCGCCCGGCAATCCGGGGGTGTCGCGTGGAAGAAAAGCCAACAAAACTTGGATCAAAGGAGCGCAACAAAGCAGGAATCCTCCCCCGATTGAAATCGGCCACCTGCTGGCGTTCGATGCGAAGAATTTGGCGCGCGGTGTCGGTCATGGCACACCTCCTCGGGGCGAGCTAACAACTTCTGGATGGATTGTAACGCAGCCTTCCCAGAGAATCACGCCCGGGTTTCAGGTGGTGGGTTCGCGAGAAAAGACCGCTACAATTTCAAGACCATTCCTTCGAAGGCGGCCAAAGTATTACGAAACTGCTTGCGGGTTTGGGCAAGGATGGAATCAATGGCGCGGTCATTGTGGTCCGGGTCGTGGTGGAAGAGGATAAGCTGTTTGACGCCGGCGTCGCGCACGACGCGCACGCCCTCCCGCCAGGTGCTGTGGCCCCAGGTCTGTTTCCGCTTGCGATATTCCTCGGGGGTATATTGGGCGTCGTAGATGAGGATGTCGGCACCTTGAGCCAGTTCGCGGAGGTTGCGGTCGCCGATGGCGTCGCCCGGCTCGTTGTCGGTGGCATAGACGACCACCTTGCCCTCCGCCTCGACGCGGAAGCCGAGGCAGCCCTGAGGATGATGGAGCGGCCGGCAACTGACGGCCACCTTGTCGTAGCTCACGCGGCCCTCGGCCAGTTCAAAAAATCGCCGTTCGGCCGCCATGGTGGACATGTCCACCGGGAAATACGGGTTCGTCATCTGCCCTTCGAGCACGCGACGCACGTCGCCGCCGGGCGAAGGGAAGGAATGGAAGATGAAGGCATTGGCGCGGTGGTAGAGGGGCAGGAAAAAAGGGATGCCGTGGATATGATCCCAATGATAGTGGCTCAGGAAAATCAGCCCGCGGATGGGCCGGCGGCCGAACTCGCGACTCAGCCGGTGCCCCAGCGCCCGGATGCCGGTGCCGCAGTCAAAGATGAAAAGCGCGCCGGACTTGGGGCGTAGCTCGACGCAGGCGGTATTTCCGCCATAGCCAAGATTTTCCTTTTGCGGTGTTGGAGTGGAACCCCGCACCCCCCAAAACCGTATCAGCATGCGCGCTCCCAGGGCTGGACAGGGTCAGTTTGCCACAAAGGGCGAGGCTTTCCCATTGTCGCGTATATCGCGTATTCATCGAGTTACCGCGTCCGCTCGTCCAGGCAGGCCCGCCTATCCTGATGGCGGGCAAGCAACCTTTTTCCACGACGTGCATCGAATGAAGCATAATCACTTCCAGGACACACCCAAAGGAAGCAACTGTTGAACCACTTTCCGGGACGGCGGTTGCTTCCTCTTCTTTTTGCCGGATGCTCGGCTCTCCGGATGTCGGCGCTAGCCTGAGCCCAGGATGCGTTGTCAAGGGCGGGGGCATGGCAAGCTGTCTCTCGCCGGGGTTGCTTCCCTCTTCATTTCAAGCCGCGAGTGAATTACAGGCCTGGTTGCGACCCGGCGAGCATGAATCAGCGGCTCCGGTGCTCAGCCTGGCCCAGTAGAACGAAAATCGAAACTCGAAAAGCGAAATGCGTGTTGCCAGGATTCGCGGGGCGGGGGAGAGAGCATGGTTCTTACTCCGGCAAGCAAGATGGGCCGGAGCTGACCCTGTACAACCCCGGCCTTTCTCTAGTAGTCTAATGAGGTTTGACGCAATCCTAAGGGCGGGCAGGGGAACAGGCTGGCCCGAGGCGAGCCCCGATGGTAGCGGGGCGAGCGAGCGCAGCCTTGCCCGGCACGCTTAAGTCCGGCTGAAAGATCATTCTGACTCCACATGAGGACAGGGCGATGAGAGATGTTTCCCTGGGGTGGCGCCTGGCGGGACTCCTGGCGCTTGTTCTGGCGTTATCCGGGTGCGGCGGCAACGGCGGGGCGGCGCTGCCCCCCACCATCAGCGTCTCCCCGGGCCAGGCGCTGGTGGCAGTTGCCACCACGCAACAGTTCACCGCCACCGTGGCCAATGCCGAAGATAAGACAGTGACGTGGGCGGTGAACGGCGTGGACGGCGGCAACGACACGGTGGGCAGGATCGATGCCAATGGGCTCTATACTGCCCCGGCCACGATCCCCAACCCCAATACGGTGACGGTCACCGCTACCGCCAACGCCGACAAAAGCAAAAAAGCGAACGCGGTAGCAGCCATCTTCAATCCCACCACGCCCATCAGCGGGCTGGCGCCGCCGCGCGCGGTCGCCGGCTCAGCCAGCTTCAGCTTAGTCGTGCTCGGAACCAACTTCCTCAGCGGGTCAACCATCCGCTGGAGCGGAAACCGGCTGGCCTGCCCCGGAGATACACCTGGGCCACCTCCAACCCTTGACGACGCGAGCTGCTTCATCAGCAGCGGGCAGCTTCGAGCTGTTGTCTCAGCCGACTTGATCCAGTCACCCACCACGGCGCAGGTCACGGTGCGGACACCCGGCGGAGTGGACTCGCCTGCGGTGGCTTTTAGCGTTGTTGCTGGCATACCGGTGGTGAGCCACATCGAACCCGCCAGGGTCACGGCGGGCGCGGCTGACTTTGATCTTATCGTCCGCGGTGGCTACTTCCACCCCGGAACCAAAGTGGATTTCAACGGCACGGCAAAGCCTTCCGTTGACGTTACGGTCAACAGCGGAAACCAGATTACTGTAAAGATGAAAACGGCGGACGTGGCCAATCCGGGTGAATATCCGCTCGTGTTGATCAATGCCGGCGGGGGATCCTCGTTCGCCAACCTGGTTGTCATGCCGAGCAGCCCGCCGGCAAGCATCGGTACCACGAACCTGGCGCCGGCCACCGGCCCGCGGGGTGTGGCCATCTGGCCAACGGGAAATGTGGCGCTCGTGGCCAACCACGGCAGCGACAACGTTTCGGTGGTGGACTTGGCTACCGGAAACATTACGACGACGATCAACTTGGCGCCGGGCACCGCACCGCGGGCCATTGCCGTGAACCCGGACATGGACCAGGCCTTGGTGGCCGACTCGAATAACCGTGTGTCGGTGCTTGATCTCCCCAATCCCGCCCTCCTGCGCACGCTTGACATTGCCGCCCCGCCGGGCAGCGCCACCCTTCCGGCACCGGCGGTGGCGATCAATCCCATCACCAAGATTGCTCTGGTCACCCAGCCGGGAATTGGCCAACTGGCGCAGATTGATCTCACCAACACGAAACCACCGCAGTTCTTCACGGTGAGCTCGGGTTTGGTGGGCGTGGCTGTTGACGTGAATCTGAATTGGGCGGTGCTGACCAACCCGGGGGGCAACACGGTATCCATCCTTGATCTCAATCCGGCGACTCCGGTGGAATTGCCTCCATTGGCTGTGGGGACGCAGCCGATCGGCGTGGCGGTGGATTCCACGCTCCATCTGGCGGTGATTGCCAACCGCGGCAGCGGGAACGTTTCCATCGTGGATCTGACAAGGCTTGCCGTCACCGCCACTCTGGCCGTAGGCTCAGAACCGCTTGGCGTGGACATCAACCCCCACACGCACGTGGCAGCGGTGACGAACAGCCTGACAGGCACGCTCACTTTGGTTGACTTGAACAGCCAGACGGTATTGGGCAATCCACTGGCGGTTGCGGCGCAGCCCGGGGCGGTGGCCCTCCATCCGGCCACCAACGTTGCCGTAGCAGCGGACGCGGTGGCCGGCACGGTCACCCGCGTGGACGTGGGGGACACAGCGACGTTCAAGAATTTCACGCTGAGTTTTATCTCTCCCCATTCGACAGCCCCTTCCGGTGGATCGGGCGGGTCGTTGGACATCCGGGCGAATGGCACCGGCTACCAGTCGTCGAACAATGTCGCCTACGGCGACCTTCCCCTCAGTTCGACCCTGGCCAATGCCGGCCGGCTGGTCGGGACGCTTCCCTTCACCGCGTTCAGCGCCGTTTCGGCCGAAGCGGTGACGGTGGTGGACACCGGGACGAACCGCCGAACGAACGCGGTTGGCTTCCGGGTAGAAAAATCAGTTGCCGTGGGTCGCGGCCCGACGGGCATAGCGGTCAATCCCCACTCCCAGCTCGGTATTGTGGTCAACGGGCTCGAGAGCAACGCGTCCGTTCTCGATCTGGTAACGGGTACAGTCCGCAGCACCATCAGTCTGCAGGCGAGCAGTTCGCCGGCCGGGGTAGCCATCAATCCGTTTAACAACGTTGCTGTCATCACGCTCCGGGCGAGAAATCAGGCCGCGGTGGTGGATTTGATCACCGCCAGCCAGATCAGCACCATTAACGTAGGCGGTGACCCGGTGGGCGTGGCTTTGAATCCGATCACCAACGTGGCGGTGGTCACCAACGCCGGAACCAACACGGTGAGCGTCATCCAGCTTGGCACGGGTCAAGTGGCCACCATCGGGGACGGGATCCAGGTGGCGCCGTCGGCGGTGGCCATCAATACCGTGACGAACCAGGCGGTGGTGGTGAACAACGGGAGCAGCTCGGTTTCCATCATTGACCTGGCAGCCAGTCCGCCGGCCGTCATTGGAACGCCCATCCCGCTGGCGCCGGCTTCGGATCCGCGGGCGGTGGCCATTGACGAGACGACGAACACCGCCTACGTCGCTCAATTTGCCACCAACAACATCGCTCAGATTGACCTGGCCACCCGCACCCTCACCGGCATACTGCCCGGAGGCAAAGATCCGATCGCGCTGGCCTTCAACCCCAACACCAAAGAACTCTTCATCTCCCAGGCGGGACTGAATCGAGTGGCTGTCCTCGATCTGACGCAGGCTCCGCCGAGCTTCGTGGATTTTGTCCTTACCGGCGCCGGCCCGCAGGGGGTGGCAGTGGATCTGTTCACCGACCTGGTCGTGGTTGCCAACCACGATGCCAATAGCGTGACCTTCTCGCGGCCGCTGCACTGAGTCCCGAAGCCTCGGGAGGGCGCCGGTTGCCGCTGAGGAACCCTCCCCTTTCCCTTTTCTGTGCCGATTCCTTTATACTAACGGGGCGCGTTCCGGCGCCTGCCCAAGAGCAGGGATCGGAGCACCTGCCCTCCCCTTCCTTGAAGTTCAGCCCTGGCTTGCAGGAGTCCATAGGATCTGACCCGCGCCCAAGCGATGCGTGCGCATCGGTTCGGGAGAAGGGCCATGGGTGGAGATGCCAATCCCGGTGTTTCGGGAAAGACCGTCCGTTTCCTTTTTGTGGATGACGAGCCGGCCATACGGGAGATGTGCCAGCGGGCGGCGACTCAGACCGGCTACCCGCACCTGCTCGCCAGCCGCGCCAGCGAGGCCCTGGCCATTCTCGCCGAGCAGCCCATGGACGTCGTCTTCACCGATTTGCGCATGCCGGACATTGACGGCATCGCCTTACTGCGAGAAATCAAGGCGCGCTACCCGGATATCCTGGTGGTGGTCATGACCGGCTACGGTACGGTGGAAACCGCGGTCGAGGCCATGCGCGCCGGCGCTTACGATTACATCGTTAAACCTTTGCAAAAGGATGATCTGACACTGGCGATGGAACGCGTGGCCACCACCGCCGGGCTGGTCACCGAAAATCGCGCCTTGCGGGAACAGGCGAGCGGAACCTTTTTTGGGCTGGTGGGCCGTTCCCGGCCGATGCAAGAGATTTTCCAGGCGATTGTTCGTCTCGGCCCCAGCAACTGTCCCGTCCTGGTGCAAGGCGAGACGGGAACGGGCAAGGAACTGGTGGCGCTGGCGCTCCACCAAAATAGCCAGCATGCCCAGGGACGTTTTGTCGCCGTGGACTGCGGGGCGCTGCCGGGAAACCTCATTGAAAGCGAACTGTTCGGCTACGTTCGCGGCGCCTTCACCGGCGCCGACCGCAGCCGCGAGGGGTTGCTGAGAAAAGCCGATGGCGGCACGCTCTTTCTCGACGAAATTGGTGACCTCCCGCTCGAAGCCCAGGCAAAACTCTTGCGAGCACTCCAGGAGAAAGAAGTCCGGCCGCTCGGAAGCGACACGGCGGTGCCGACCGACTTTCGCCTGATCGCCGCGACGCACTACGACCTGGCCGCCGCTGTGGCGCAGGGCGGATTTCGCCAGGACCTCTACTTCCGCATTGACGTGGGCCGGCTGTCGCTGCCGCCGTTGCGCGACCGGTGCGAAGACATTCCGGCGCTGGTGGAGTACTTCTTGAATCTCTACGGGGATCCGGGCCGGCCCATCTCCGGTATCAGCGAAGAGGCGCTGGCAGTGCTCCAGAATCACCCCTGGCCGGGCAACGTCCGGGAACTGGAGAACTGTGTGCGGCGCTGCCTGGTGGCGGCGAGCGGTACGATTGAAGCCGAGGATGTCCGCCGGGCGCTGGCCGCTCCGCAACCCATGCTCTCTTCGGAACCGACGGTCCGGCTTTCCGACCTTGAGCGCAACACGATCCTGAAGACGCTTGAGGCGACGGCCGGAGATAAATCGGCGGCTGCCCGCCGGCTGGGCATTGGCCGCGCCACCCTTTATCGCAAGCTGAGTCGCTTCAAGGAATCTTAGCGCCGCTCCAAATATTCGTGGTGATTTCCCGGGAGTCCCGTCCCAACGAATTGGGACGGAATGCATAGGCTCATTAAGTTGGGACGGGGTGAGCGCCAGGAAGAGAAAAGGCGGGACATGCCAACTTACTGGAATGTCCCGCCCTGGTGAGCGGAGCGAACATCACTGCGGCAAACCGTTCAAACAAGAGGCATCCAGTGGGGATGGCACTAACTCCATTGAGAACCTGTCCAGCGGTAGCCGCGAATCCGTCCGGTGGCACCCAACACGGTCACCGCCCGCATGGTTTGTATCTGACCGGGAGCGCCGAAAAACACACTCCCATTGACCGGTGCCAGGTTGGCGTCCACCCCGGTACCGTCGGCGCGGAACCGAATCGCTGGCGCATTACCGAACATCACCGGAGCAGCATTGCCAAAGCCGTCCGGAGTGTCGGGCATGGTCGGGATGGACATGAATTGGAAATCGGTCGGCAAGACGTCAGTGTTCAAGAGCACCACGTTGTTGTTTACCGTATCAATGCGCTGGATGGTGAACGTGTTAGGCAAAGTAAATGTGACCAGCACATCTTGTCGTTGGTCCACAGCAATTTCTCTCGCCAGCCGCAGTTGGCCGACCACGGTCTGGAATGCGTTTTCGGCGCGGATGCCTTGCCGGGCCGACATCAGATTGACCACCGCCATCGCCGCCAGGATGACTACGAAAGCGACCACCAGTAGCATCTCCGCCAGGGAATAGCCGCTAGCTCCCGAGAAGTTCCGCTGCCTTTCTTCATCTTGGAAAAAGCTTGCTTGGATCATTCATCACTTCACGCACTTAGGTGATGCTCAGACTCTAGCCCCCCGGCGAGTCAATAGCGGAGAGGCGCCAAGTGCAGCCCTATTTTGAGGGTCGGCTTTCCTAGTACGAAATAGTACTTTCCAATAGTCCGAAAGTCCTGCACGTAGCCAGTACATTTCGTCACCACCCGCCGCAGAATGGTCGCGGGTCCACTTAGGTCAGCATTCTCCAAAGCAAGGCGGCTTCCCAAGTCTGACCGAGGTAGTTGGCAGAAAAAACAGGACTTGAACATGAGTTAGGAGAGGAAGAGGGGAGCCGCTGTCTCAGGGTGAGACAGACTGTTTCAGGGTAAGTCAGACAACCGAGGAGTCAAAGCGTTCACACCGACTTTCGCTCCTGCATGTAATAGATGACAGGCACCGCCATGCGGGAAAGCACAGTCGAGGCCACTTCTCCCGCCAT
This window contains:
- a CDS encoding iron-containing alcohol dehydrogenase, whose amino-acid sequence is MHWEENLFPVIYGRGLAREMDRIAAPPYLVVTMAEIWPRLQTHFPSRAAQPFFVSSVQWDVLHSATQSLPPVRAIVGAGGGAAMDAAKFFAWMRGLPLYQLPTILSADAAFGHRAAVRHNRRVEYVGWAVPEAVFLDFDLIRSAPPGMNRAGASNALAIHTALFDWDLATRRGLAGNWTWDPALAERAREFLEELRKHLGEIRAVSESGIRALAEALRWTGGIVACIGWNPRPVEGSEHLFFYALEALTGRSYLHGEAVGLGIALMAMLQENEPDRILGDLKAAGLRVHPAWFGVTWPTVREVMAKLRGYCQRENMLYSILHEADITEKFLNEAEQKISALFPPP
- a CDS encoding ATP-binding protein, producing MDEQAKRPWISWIDVLWLAFLFGLALLRPLTLVSKQVTLLAIGVFQIVERNLPFFSEDRRGPHLSVAVKLALALLLIHVTGGIESSYYLIVYVPVATAAMLFGILGTLVWTAVISSSYLAFLPIALRHSELSPEGARELAIRVLFFFLAAVLVNRFVGENKEQAERYRCLAEALKATNRELERVQAEARRSERLAALGQLSAGLAHELRNPLGVIKGSAETLAQRLAEAGPLEKELCSYISSEVNRLNAIVGRFLEFARPSQLQLQREEVEGVVERALETAQAQKPQNTIEMVRNYGKNLPPVMLDPDLCEKVFLNLARNALDAMPEGGRLTVTTARTSLDGRDGIEVVVEDTGVGIAPENLEQIFNPFFTTKPDGVGLGLSIVSKIVDDHRGQIRVTSEPGRSSRFTVFLPLGD
- a CDS encoding nuclear transport factor 2 family protein; amino-acid sequence: MTDTARQILRIERQQVADFNRGRIPALLRSFDPSFVGFSSTRHPRIAGRNALSRTFHFYLKQAPKLAYSIVQPRVQVYGRAAVATFYWKVRLGKRSINGRGSHVYVKKPAGWRIVHEHFSRAH
- a CDS encoding MBL fold metallo-hydrolase, with the protein product MLIRFWGVRGSTPTPQKENLGYGGNTACVELRPKSGALFIFDCGTGIRALGHRLSREFGRRPIRGLIFLSHYHWDHIHGIPFFLPLYHRANAFIFHSFPSPGGDVRRVLEGQMTNPYFPVDMSTMAAERRFFELAEGRVSYDKVAVSCRPLHHPQGCLGFRVEAEGKVVVYATDNEPGDAIGDRNLRELAQGADILIYDAQYTPEEYRKRKQTWGHSTWREGVRVVRDAGVKQLILFHHDPDHNDRAIDSILAQTRKQFRNTLAAFEGMVLKL
- a CDS encoding ROK family protein, giving the protein MAEWIAGIDIGGTKIAAGLVDAKGTLYRRLSIPTLAERGAETSLAQVFSAIEQILRQCPATDRVFGTGLGAPGPVHAATGRVINPPNLPGWHDVPLKKLVEERFSLPARLDNDANAAGLAEVLWGAGKGFPHVFYVTVSTGIGTGIILDRKIYHGKQGYAGEGGHVTIAYDSLVRCECGNRGCVEALASGPAMARRLREKIRAGEAWTPILREEAKADPERITAELIGRAAARGDRLALEVVRETGELLGIWLASMISLLDPEAIVIGGGVAQMGEPLFSVIRSVIPERTINRAAAACPILPAQLVADVGIYGAASLFLADG
- a CDS encoding isoprenylcysteine carboxylmethyltransferase family protein, with the protein product MSKKTAVGFLAQFIVWGLLLFGWGLDDLRGFFSHPARLGLLAVAVLGMAAVLVSRLDFDPFRKGEKPVGGQRWMLAVFVTITLLSAWFMPFGDRRGLLVFADADAVRYIGLALNASGGATRLLGVWTLGRQFSAYVTLQKNHRLVQTGIYRFVRHPMYLGVLLAFPGSALVFRSLLVIPLFVICAVLLGARIAQEEKLLAEHFGAEFEAYRRRTWRLLPYLY